A single Desulfovibrio piger DNA region contains:
- the sctJ gene encoding type III secretion system inner membrane ring lipoprotein SctJ, with protein sequence MLFLLLSLLLLLAGCKVEMYSGLSEDQANQMLSTLLRRGIEAEKQAAGKNGYTLLVDDDQLVRALQILKENSLPREAFKNLGEVFAGDGMISSTSEVQARMSYALSQELADTLSRIDGVLTARVHVVLGVNDKVNNITIAPSAAVFLRHTLDSPVVNLVPEIRELVAGAVASLKYDNVSVMLVPVRESVTVPDSKLPSPLLSPGAHTPALLLQMLAMAAVLLALGAGGWVCGRRLLARRRAARKALEAGEGDDAGKQGEA encoded by the coding sequence ATGCTTTTTTTGCTGCTGTCCCTGCTCCTGCTCCTTGCCGGCTGCAAGGTGGAGATGTATTCGGGCCTGTCCGAGGACCAGGCCAACCAGATGCTTTCCACCCTGCTGCGACGGGGGATCGAGGCGGAAAAACAGGCTGCGGGCAAGAATGGCTATACCCTGCTGGTGGATGACGACCAGCTGGTGCGGGCCCTGCAGATCCTCAAGGAGAACAGTCTGCCGCGCGAAGCCTTCAAGAACCTGGGGGAAGTGTTCGCCGGTGACGGCATGATCTCCTCCACTTCCGAAGTCCAGGCCCGTATGTCCTATGCCCTGTCACAGGAGCTGGCGGACACGCTCTCGCGTATCGACGGTGTCCTGACGGCCCGCGTCCATGTGGTGCTCGGCGTCAACGACAAGGTGAACAACATCACCATCGCCCCCTCCGCGGCCGTCTTCCTGCGCCATACCCTGGATTCACCCGTGGTCAATCTTGTACCCGAGATCAGGGAGCTGGTGGCGGGTGCCGTGGCGTCCCTCAAGTACGACAATGTGAGCGTGATGCTGGTCCCGGTACGGGAAAGCGTGACGGTACCGGACAGCAAGCTCCCGTCCCCGCTGCTGTCACCGGGGGCCCATACGCCCGCCCTGCTGCTGCAGATGCTGGCCATGGCGGCGGTGCTCCTGGCGCTGGGCGCGGGGGGCTGGGTCTGCGGCCGCCGTCTGCTGGCCCGCCGCCGTGCTGCCCGGAAAGCCCTTGAGGCCGGGGAGGGGGATGACGCCGGCAAGCAGGGTGAGGCCTGA